Genomic DNA from Halobaculum sp. CBA1158:
GCTCGCGCTGCCACTCACCGAGGTCGGCCGCGAGAAACGGAACGTACTGCTCGGCCGGACTCTGTCCCCCGTGTGTGCCGATGAACGATAGTTTCCGGTCCTCCCGACCGAACCACACGCTCCGGTCGCGTGCGATCACGACGAGGTCGCCGACGCGCTCGCGGAGCAGCGGCGACGGCTCGCCCGGCCCGAACAGTCTCGCCTCCAGCGCCTCGGTCCCCGTGAGGACGCGCGCGTCGAAGTCGGCCGCCTCGAGCCGGTCTCGGACGACCTGGACCGACGCGCCGTCGCGAAGGTGGAGGTGGACGTTCCGCGGGCCGCCGGTCGGCCGGACCGGCTCCCCGGAGGGGTGTCGCTCGCGGCGGTCCCACACCTCCGGGTACGTCGAGAGGTCCACGGCCTCCGTCGGGTCGGTGTCGAAGTGGCCGTGATCGGCTGTCACAACGAGGAGCGTCTCCTCGGCGACCGCGGAGTCGACGCGCGCGAGTTCGCGCTCGAGCGTCGCACAGGCCCCCTCCACCTCGGCGTCGTAGCGCTCCGACGTCGTCCCCTCGGCGTGGGCGGCGGCGTCGACCGCCGGCCAGTAGGCGTACACGTACGTCGAGTCGTCGTCCGCCTCCAGCCGCCGTCGGACCGTCAGCGCCAGCTCCGGAAGCGACTCACAGCCGGTGCGCGTCGCGCCCGACATCGCGGCCGTCGAATACGGCCCCTCCGCGACCGCCGTCGGTTGGACCGCGTGACACGCGACGCCCGCGTCGTCGAGGCGCTCGTACACCGGCTCGGCGTCGAACAGGTCCGCGCCCTCGACCGCGCCGTCGGTCGCAGCCGTCAGGTCGGTGCCGTCGCGGTCGAGAAACGGAAGAGATTCACAGGTGAGCCCGTGCTCGCGGAGCAGGACGTTCCAGCCCAGCAGCCCGTGCTCGGACGGCGTCGCGCCGGTGTGCATCGTCGTGATCGCCGCGGCCGTCTCCGAGGGATACACCGACGTGAGCGGCCTCGCCCGCCCGACGCTCGACAGCGAGTCGAGCAGCGGCACCGATCCCTCCAGCGACGTGAAGCGATCCCAGCCGAAGCCGTCGACGAGAAGGACCACGACGTTCGAGAACTCGCCGTCGGGCACGGCGTCGTCGGGAAGCCGCCGGTCGGCGTCGACACCGAGCGTCGCCTCGACGGTCCCCGGTATCCCGGCGAAGCAGTAGCCGTCGTAGTCGGGAAACACGTAGCCGTCGCGTCGGGTACCCGGAAGCGCCTCCTCGACCGGACCCCGTCGCCCCGATGTCGACTCGTTCGAGCTATCAGCCATTACTCACGTCTCTCGCCCGCGCCCGTGGAAGCCGTTGTGATCGAGGCGACCGTTCACCGATCGGGGGTGTCGGGCCGATCCGCCTCCTCGCCCGAGTCGGCGTCCCCCCGGGTGAGGTCGTCCCGCGTGAGATCTCGATCGGCGCTCGGGCCCGTGATGTCGATCGGTCGGATCCACCCGTACCAGACGACGAAGACCGTGCCGCCGTAGCCGAGAATGAACACGAGTCGGCCGAGCCCGTTGTAGCCGAGCAGACCGAGTTGTCGTCGGACGATCCCGGTGCCCGCGATGCCGACGAGCAACACCACGGCAAGCAGCAGCCTGTCGCGGGTCACCCGGTCGCGCAGCCCTGATTCCTCGGCCATACGTCGCTCTCGGGGCTCCGGGAAGGAGAACCCCGCGGTTCGAGGCGGTGGACGT
This window encodes:
- a CDS encoding alkaline phosphatase family protein — its product is MADSSNESTSGRRGPVEEALPGTRRDGYVFPDYDGYCFAGIPGTVEATLGVDADRRLPDDAVPDGEFSNVVVLLVDGFGWDRFTSLEGSVPLLDSLSSVGRARPLTSVYPSETAAAITTMHTGATPSEHGLLGWNVLLREHGLTCESLPFLDRDGTDLTAATDGAVEGADLFDAEPVYERLDDAGVACHAVQPTAVAEGPYSTAAMSGATRTGCESLPELALTVRRRLEADDDSTYVYAYWPAVDAAAHAEGTTSERYDAEVEGACATLERELARVDSAVAEETLLVVTADHGHFDTDPTEAVDLSTYPEVWDRRERHPSGEPVRPTGGPRNVHLHLRDGASVQVVRDRLEAADFDARVLTGTEALEARLFGPGEPSPLLRERVGDLVVIARDRSVWFGREDRKLSFIGTHGGQSPAEQYVPFLAADLGEWQRER